Genomic DNA from Perca flavescens isolate YP-PL-M2 chromosome 14, PFLA_1.0, whole genome shotgun sequence:
gggatcccgaggcgttcccaggccaggttggagatataatccctccacctagtccagggtcttccccgaggcctcctcccagctggacctccctccacctagtcctgggtcttccccgaggcctcctcccagctggacgtgtctggaacacctccctagggaggcgcccaggggcatccttaccagatggcccgaaccacctcaactggctcctttcgacgcgaaggagcagcggctctactccgagctcctcacggatgactgagcttctcaccctatctctaagggagacgccagccaccctcctgaggaaacccatttcagccgcttgtaccctggatctcgttctttcggtcatgacccagccttcatgaccataggtgagggtaggaacgaaaactgaccggtagatcgagagctttgccttctggctcagctctcttttcgtcacaacggtgcgatagattgaatgcaataccgcacccgctgcgccgattctcggaccaatctcccgctccattgtcccctcactcgcgaacaaaaccccaaggtacttgaactccttcacttggggtaaggactcattccctacctggagaaggcattccatcggtttcctgctgagaaccatggcctcagatttagaggtgctgatcctcatcccaaccgcttcacactcggttgcgaaccgatccagtgagtgctgaaggtcgcaggccgatgaggccatcaggaccacatcatctgttattattatattcttgttatttaaaaaaagagaaactttaGGGGGTGAAATGTTGgtaaaaatgtcttttattcagGCATAAAATCATGCTGAGATGGCACGATATGTGTTTCTCATAGTTTAACATGTCCTTCATATGGCTTAATgttgagaattaaaaaaattacattttgtttacctttgtggTAGAATGTCCATAATGTCTATATTTATAAATGGCTTTTACTCTTGCTCTCTAACTCCACGTGTCCGGACCAGTCTGCTGAGTCATTTTGGAAGACGTGGCGGACagtgacacaaaaaaaagaaatatgcagCTGCCGTCGCCGttgacaacaaacaaacaacaacaacaacaacatgctgCAGACAGAGTAAACACGCTTCTGATAAAGCCACATTCCCTTCTGTCTGCAGGAGGAAAATTCCTGACGCTTTAGATCAAAGCCAATCGGCGATCAATCAATCGCTGTTCAGTTCCTTAAACGGAAGATAACGGCAGAGAGATACGAGGACACGTGGCGACAACAAGAGGTCATGTGAAAACAGTTTGTTCTAGGTCAGGGGGGGCTCACACTTAATAAGGAAACACGGCTGCCCCGTGCagcaacagttgtgaaagctatGGTAACAAACTGTTATAAGCCCCTctgtgtgacgtcattcccagctttcGGCTTTCCGAGGTAATTTTAACGCACCAACGTGGCATcctgactttgcgtaaacatacacgcaactttccaaaagccaagcggcgtgttatctgtacgcattttgagctatccacgtgtatgtctacgctgtatacagcggacgtaaacatgCACGCCGATGTGGCGTCACTCAACGTTGcgcgttatcgcgagaacgtgacgtactatcgggAGAACGTCACATgcgtgtaataaaaaaaataaaaaaagaaataaaaaaaaaggttgggtttaggaaaagaacactgggaaaggctttagtaacacaaaaccccgacaaaaacacgcttaggaaatcaataaacagttgggtttaggaaagaaacattggggaaggcttaaaaaaaaaaataacgggACGCGATCCTGGCGTTCCTCGGTgagagtcctgtgttttacccatcagcCACctcgaccaacctccctacgcgcaCTAACATCCCTTTATGCTAGtcgctacggcgaaaattcGTAATGTAGATCAATGGAGGGCGAATTGCGtagataaacacgctaaaaagcgattatgcgtcttgataacacgccaaaatggcatacgaattggcgtgtcaaaCATACGCCACTTCGTGAGATCAGTCTGAACGCGCTATTAGAGCGATGTTACGGTGCTCTAAGCGAcgttgggtgacgtcacttcttgttgacgttagaagtattttaaaacaaaacgaggctagcccgcccctccccctcccccaacccaaatccttcttgtcggttattggctggaacactgtttgttaggtttggtggtgcaggttggcacggTTTGTTTTtgaccgcgtttttttttttttacagtgtgttcaggggacaggcagctcgcggatagcgAGGAGacgtttgctgtatgtgacaaaaaatgttgtagcctttctcaaacttttttcaatattgtaCCCCCTTTTGAATtgctttcttaagccaagtacACCCTGACcagtgcaaaacatttttggtagaaaaaaataaaataaaaaaaaaatctctataAAGAGGTACAATACAGCGCCAGCAGTAATAGAttcactaaacaacagccttttttaaacaaaaaagattttaatgctacatttcaaatgttaagAATCCATCACTTTATTCATTAttgtagtattattattttaagaatTATGCATGACgtatttttaaattataaattaaaaaaaattcacgTACCCCttgcagtactccaaagtaccccttggggtacacgtacccccatttgagaaacactggcttagagcacctttaactacAGAAAATTCATTTGCGTTCATTTTTGCCTTACGTTAAAATTAGTCCACAGAAGATTGCTGAAATACTTAATTTTATCAAACAGGagattttatcagaatacagctaGAAAATCTGCTCGGAAATAtcggataggatagaacaacacaatgcaatcttagctaaataaaacacttaaaattcattaatttaacaTAACTATATCCAAAGGCGATACACATTTTTTATGGGCAAACAATGTTGTGTCTAGATTCCATacaacatacatgcatgcatccatgttattttggacaatttggttgaaagaaacccatatttctgacatATATTTGACCTGAGggaaacacaagggttaaaaagaaaTCCTGGAATCGTCTGTGTGTGGAAACCCTGGACCTGGGCCTGGCTCCTCCCCAGTCCTCTCCTTCAGCTGCAGCCGAAAGGTTTGTTATTCGTGTGGGTTCTAATGTGTCGGTGTAAAGTTCCGCTCCGTGCAAAGGATTTCTTACAAAGTGAGCAACTAAAGGGTTTTTCTCCTGTATGAGTTTTCGCGTGATCCTTCAGATGTGACTTGTTGAGAAATCTTAAAGCACAAACTGAGCAGCTgtaaggtttctctcctgtgtggattctcttGTGTCTATTTAAATCTCCACTCTGTGAAAAGGACTTCTGACAGACTGaacagctgaaaggtttttctcctgtgtggattctcatgtgacATTTTAGATTTGTCTGTAGGCCGAATCttttcccacactcagagcagctaaatGTTTTCTCACAAGCACTACATCTGGAATCCCTGACAGGAACATCATCATTTTTTGGAGAGTTTAGActtgactgaggttctctggtctccttccaatcagcactgtcatcagtctcagtctcagaagagtctccagtctctACCTCAGTATCTGGTTCTGGATGTGGATGTGGATGGGAGTTCCTGTCTGGTTCTgctcctccacagtcctctccaccagcttctgtttccatgtgttcactttgtctttgatgaagctgtgaggactgagcttcctctcCATCATCTTCTTCACTCTTCACGGGGACAGGAGTGATCAGGAACTTgttatcagcctcctccagcccttgaagctgctctccctcctgctgctgctcctgttcctctttaatgtgtggggggggctctagGTCCTCCTGGTCCAGACTGGAGCTcctctcctgctgctcagggggaactGAGTCTTTAACCACCGACACCTGCTGGAGGTCTGCAGGAAACACACATTGAGGAAAACTGTGACTGCATGCtcgagcccgaccgatatatcggcaGGCTGATATTATCGGCCTATactaggcattttccaaactaccggtaacatagttttttttaatattcattcatcagaatcatttatattgacaaataaatgattctgaatagttaaaaaataaaataaaaacggacgaaacacccttcaaccatgttgtgagtgttggcgttgcagagtttgtccaccagagggcactcTACAAAGTtcctgttggcaacactgattttttttttttttgttattgtgtttttgttcaaatgactaaagtttcatatcttaagtttgtatttttatgcattttatttatcagagctttaatatattttgatggtTCTGTTCTGacacaagtttatttttttatgttttgttaggcatttatgtttttttatcattttttatatatatcagCCGatatatatcggaatatcggatttttaaaacaaagcggtggagcaagctagagaaagaacagagagagagagagagagtcgctaacgttagataaaacaaagtggtggagagagctagataaaatacagagagagggaaagagaggtgctgacgttagataaaacaaagtggtagAGCGAGCTagataaagaacagagagagggagagagagagagagaaagagagatgctAACGTtatataaaacaaagtggtggagagagctagataaagaacagagagagggagaaatctAAGCCTGTCAgctgcaaaaacagaactttcaGTGGACTCAAATTGACGATACTTTGACAATGGCTCCAGTGGCGGCACCAGAGATGTTCTTTTGCTGGTGCATTGGGGTTGCTGGACGTTTCAGTGAGGGTGCTCTGAAATTTTGAGTTTCCCTTGACATaaataggctaacgttaacacACACTCGCGACGTTAGCCTATTCGCTCTGcactgagaccagtgaaggatattagaagcactcttccggtgagcgctgagagttactgagcagcctccaactgagacaaacaaagtaactgtgacgtgagcaacctgtctgaaagtgtgaagtcttctggtagctgtgccgagagaaatctcaatcattcccaatcttacagatacggttAACGTAGGTATATggaaggagataacatgggcacaggctaattattgctaactaacatgctagtcaacattagtaattaaacctaaacagataatggaagtccaaactgcctgcgagcttctcctgtactatacggtaactCCTCTACTATGCgccagtaagtctcgtggttatgacccaatcgttagcctatttttacaaaaacttctgctacggagccataatgtgaggtacaaggtaacggagccttttatacatggttgtgtttctttagaaataaacaacagacaaatggagtctttaaacgcttcagatgtaaagttattcgctgtcaaagtgacgtcaaaatgaatggcagtcaatggaatgctaacaggagggtGATCttgttgtagcatcaaaatggcgccataggaggttcgttCTGAAGCACAGCTTATCCCCttgtatagacctttttcacagcagacattttgacttgtcatagtaggaaaagcacagcttaAATTCATAACCTCAACGATGgttcaattccatcaagtgtccccgTAAGCTACATCAGTGAGTCAGCACGCACAACACCAGGGCCTcgcctaagtggaatgcagcaatcagtaatggttttgaatacacctgtgcttttcctactatgacatgtcaacatgtctgccgtgagaAAGGTCTATTCAACCGATTCAGCGCCGTTCAGTTACCGTAAACATCAGAATACAGACAGCCGCTCTCCTGTTGTCCTGGCGGCGGGTCTGATGTCGGTATAAACAGAGAGTGAACCGTGAGAGAGGAAGGAGTAAAAAGGTAacaaacctgctctgtgtaacCGAAGCTGAGGGTTGAAAACGGCGTCCATTCGCTCCCGTTGTCTCTCGTTCTCCTCTCTTGAACGACAGAGttcctcctcgtactctgctatcgttgtttcaaacagcccaaatatctcttcagcagccgcGGTTAGTCGCTGCTTCACCATCGCTCTCAGCATCCGGACTTTAGACATTTTCACACTATCACAGAAACCTTTTCTACACACAAAAACTCTTTGCATCTAGCGCTTTGTTTACACCGTTGCCACGCTGCGTTGCTAAGCTACTAGCGTCACTTCAACAGCTCCGTAGCTCCCGGGAGATGAGTGAGAGGTAAACATTCAGAAAAAGATGAGCAGCACAAAGTCCATTCAGACAGGATTATCCGGACATATAGAAGCTCTGATGGCGCTcacaaacacaccaaagcgacccTACTGTTTCTACTCACGTTAGGCGCCATATTGCTCAAATATAACATCCGATTCCGCTGCAACTTGGTGGgtaaccttcaaaataaaagccaataaacatatttaattATTCCAATTCAGCTTTCTATAATTTTCATAAAGCAAGTAGTAGGCTATTCAAATAATTTCACTTGTATCATTTGTGAAAACGTTTTGTTTTGAATGTTCTTATTTAATCCAGTTCATGTAGATTTTACGGTTTTCTTCAtcagcagaaaaaaagtcagtcagtttctatttgtatttacattttcttgtattttattatattttattgtgaagcactatgattgtgatttttatctgtgaaaggtgctatacaaataaactttacttacttgcTTACTTATCAAAGTCATTAAAATAACATCTTTATACAAAAAACGGGTGCGTTTTCCAAAGCAACACACTgcctaaaaaaatcaaaacaatgtcGGCCTTTAGTCAGTATTCTCTTACGGGACCTGTAAAACATAAGAAGGGTACAGATGTAATATGGGACTGGAAATACAGTACAgcataaaataatacaaaatattactaCAACCAGTCCAGTTGGCTTTTTAGACTTTAAGTAATTTTATGTGTGTGGTGGGGGCAGGGGGAGAATACATCAATGATGTAAGATTTAGCCTGCCTATGTACTGTTCTATTAAGTACTATCAACAAATTAACAACGTGTATTACAGCTTAAAGGatgcattcgattagcatgaaaacataattgtcctttaacacacacacacacacacacacacacacacacacacacacacacacacacgtatgtgaGATCCAAAGAACCTTCGCTTCACTGTAAAGCTTCCAATGCCAAGCTAATTGTCCAGTCAAAGCAGCAGGAAACCAAATCAGAGAAAGGttgcaaaaacacagaaaaaaaaaagaaacattacgAGGGTACATTATAACTCAATTTTCGGATTGTTTAACTATGTGCATGTTTCTTGATGCAGATAGAGCGCAGGATGCATTTACCAAGGACTGATGACAAGACGATGTAGCTGTTATGGTTGTGTATGTTtccgtttcctgttttattttggtagtctggtTTTCTATTGTGTCTTGTTTTGCTTCCCTTTGCGGGGCAACTGAAATGACGGTCATGTAAAGACCGAGACACATCAATCCGATAATCGGCTGTCGCACAGTCCAgggaggtcggtgactcgagtctgttcggtgtgttccgtgccgtcgtccatcCGAGGGGCCatcagccttcattttggcagATTTGAaatgtataatcggcggggcgggcactgccggcagtctgactcaaatgacccatctgattggtagagtgctaacccagAAACGAGATTCATATCTTCAGGTCTTTCTCAAAAAATGCACTTGTTTACAAAATCTTTAACAGaacttttattaaaaaacttttaactgtgtgtgcatgcgtgtgtgtgtgtgtgtatgtgtatgtgtgtgttgaactAAGTGCCAAATTCTATGTTCATAGCAGGCTCCCAGGAGGGCCTCCAGGTCTCTCcactggaagaagaagaaacacaatTACATCAATTAATCCTATACATCTGACACAAATAAGCAATTACACTTCAATAGTTTTACTAAAACAGGATATTGAACTGGGCTCAAAACTACACTGTAATCAACACCGGAATAAATAGACTCACCATCCCTCACAGGACTTCCAAAAAACGTAGACATAATCCACTCCCtataataacatttaaatttCAGGGGTAAGTTCAATGCCGTTACATTAGTGTGAGGCAAGGCAAGGAAGTCTGCCAACGTCTCTTTCATACGcacctgtttttgttttgtttgtcccAATTTCCATGCCTCGAAAGCATCGGCATAGGGATGTAGGCCGCACTCTGGAGAAACAACAAAAGGACCCTTATGTCATCATCAAAAATGGTATCCCaatggtttttttttccattgcctTCTCAAGCACTCCCTTTACGTTGGTGGTGACTACCCTTTCGTTCAAAAATCAAGTTTGACGATGACATTCAACTACATGGGCTTGATTACCACCACAACCATTGAAGTAAGCGTACAGGAAGGGGTTGGACAATCTGGCCGTCTGGTGTTCCAACAACCACTTCTGTCCGGTTTGCATTCACAAGGCTTGGGATagacagtccctccaggatttcacgATGTcgccaattcacgcaaattcaaccaatcactgtGAATTTGGTGTGACTTGCAACTTTtctgcaaatttgaccaataaatGGAGTTTCCCCTGACTTCaatgcaacaaacatacaaagacatcgcaacttttatcgaaattttttacaaaagctcccgcgaaatcaggcatttttGGCCCCAACAATCGCAAAATCCTGGATGGACTGGCTAGTCTCTCCAGCTTCACATTTCTATAAAGCCATTTCCTTTGGGTTGCAGAACTCAGTTGTTATCACTAAAAAGCTGAAATTCCAGCTGGCTGAAGTTGCCAGTGCCGGAAACAACCACAGACACACCTGACTTTAATTTCCCTACTGGGATCTATCCATCTTTAACCACATTTACAAACACATTGTATTCTAATGTGGTTTCTGACAGACTACCGGTATTCAAGATACAAAGACTGGGCACCAACGAGAGATGGTTTAGAAACCAAAAGACACCCATATAAAGACACCATAACACAGTAATAACAATAGTACCTATGGTTCAAGTCACCTAGTAATTATGCCTGTAGTATTATGTAGGAAAAATAAACCCACCTCTGGAGGTTtgtctcttcttcttcacctGGATTTTAAGCTGCTGGACCTGCAAGAAAATGACAGTGGGATTGCATGAGAGATAATAGGGCAGGATGCACTATtccaaggtcaaggtcaaggtaaactttattatcccacaaggggaaattcatgtggtcattcattttgcactcttgTCACGACATATTCTCTAAACATATAGACACCACAGACAGACCAATAAACATGTATACAACAAAAAAGTAACAGTACAATgggaatgacaaaaacagaagtCAACAATCACAGTACAAAGAATAAACAATACTATAATATACTactaaaaatatacaaaaataactaGGAGTGGTtgtcaaaaaaggaaaattggGTCTACCATCCAGTTAAAGTGCCAGTGCAGGATCAAAGTACTTGCGATGTGCATGGTCATTATACAGTCTGATCGCTGTAGGCACAAATGATTTATTGTACCTTTCCGTTTTAATTCTCTGTTGTAAAATTCTACCAGTTGACCTATTGCTTCTCACGAATTTATGATGAAGAGGGTGAGTGGGGTCATTAAGGACTTGGTCGGTCTTTTTTAGGATAAGTTCATTGTACAGCTGAGTTGCTGACACCTGATCAAGTCCTATGACCCCACCGGCCATCTTGATCATACGCTGCAGTCTCTTTTGGTCCTTAACATGCATGTTACCAAACACGCAGATAAGGCCAAAAGACAGAACACTCTGGAGAatacttttataaaacattacaaGGATGTGTCTGTCTAGTCTAAAAGTGTTTAGTTTCCTAAGGAAAAACATCCGCTGGTGCATTTTCTTAGTTTTATTCAATGCACAGTcattaaaaattaatttagaGTCAATTTCAACTCCCAAATATTTGTAGGTTGAGACTCTCTCTACAAGTTCACCATTGATCTTAGAAGGGGGGACTATAATTCTGTTTTTGCTAAAATCTATgaccatctcttttttttttcttcacatttattTCAAGAAAATTGTCAGAGCACCACTGAGTGAAACCCTGTAGTTCCCTCTGGAATTCATTCACAgaagaaatgtcagattttaaaaaacCAACCAATGCTGTATCGTCAGCatatttaaaataagtgtaaGCTGAAGAGGAGGCCTGACAATTATTAGTGTACAATGTATATAAAATAGGCGACAGAACGCACCCTTGTGGTGCCCCTGTGTTTATAGTTTTTAAAGATGATATGCGTGAATTAAATCTGACTTGCTGACTGCGATCCGTCAAGAAGTTATAGATCCAAATAATCAATTGGGGATTTACTCCCAAATGCACCAATTTTTCCACCAGCAGGTGGGGTTGGATTGTATTAAAAGCGCTGCTAAAGTCAATGAACACAATCTTCTACCTAGTGTTCACTTTTTTGTTAGTACTTCAAAAATGTTGTCGCTGAAGAACTGGACCAACATCCAGTATTGTTGGATGGCTTTGAGTATGGCACAtttgagtagggttgggtaccgaaacggggtgccaatagggcaccggttccgACGTAAATGGTAGTAACGAGACTGAATAAGAACAAAcattttggtgcctcatttcaCAACACAGACGGTGAGTTCACTTGAAACTTGCCAGCCTAGTTGTAGCTAACTTTATATAACTTTTTTGTAACTATTttacaaagttattgtaaaatacccttttcccatctggtgcttgtttttctCGTCTACCAGCAATTTattggtgaaataagttatggttctaagttatagttattacattattaatcaatcatttaattttgaccatatggccttaggcAATAAACAActgttttgtgctcctttttttaatatgttatattatataaattataaatatataatatatatttcggttcaggcaccggcaacgcttcaaaagtattgttttagcaccggtatcggaaaaaacccaaacgatacccaaccctgcATTTGAGTCCCATTTGCTCCAGGAAAAGGCACAGCAATTGATGTCTGCTCAATTTGAATAAATGtgacagacaaaacaaataaacaaaacagtcactaataataataataataataatagacaaTTCCTACCACTGGACATGAAGACTCCTCTCCT
This window encodes:
- the LOC114568721 gene encoding zinc finger protein 436-like isoform X2, coding for MSKVRMLRAMVKQRLTAAAEEIFGLFETTIAEYEEELCRSREENERQRERMDAVFNPQLRLHRADLQQVSVVKDSVPPEQQERSSSLDQEDLEPPPHIKEEQEQQQEGEQLQGLEEADNKFLITPVPVKSEEDDGEEAQSSQLHQRQSEHMETEAGGEDCGGAEPDRNSHPHPHPEPDTEVETGDSSETETDDSADWKETREPQSSLNSPKNDDVPVRDSRCSACEKTFSCSECGKRFGLQTNLKCHMRIHTGEKPFSCSVCQKSFSQSGDLNRHKRIHTGEKPYSCSVCALRFLNKSHLKDHAKTHTGEKPFSCSLCKKSFARSGTLHRHIRTHTNNKPFGCS
- the LOC114568721 gene encoding zinc finger protein 436-like isoform X1, with amino-acid sequence MQRVFVCRKGFCDSVKMSKVRMLRAMVKQRLTAAAEEIFGLFETTIAEYEEELCRSREENERQRERMDAVFNPQLRLHRADLQQVSVVKDSVPPEQQERSSSLDQEDLEPPPHIKEEQEQQQEGEQLQGLEEADNKFLITPVPVKSEEDDGEEAQSSQLHQRQSEHMETEAGGEDCGGAEPDRNSHPHPHPEPDTEVETGDSSETETDDSADWKETREPQSSLNSPKNDDVPVRDSRCSACEKTFSCSECGKRFGLQTNLKCHMRIHTGEKPFSCSVCQKSFSQSGDLNRHKRIHTGEKPYSCSVCALRFLNKSHLKDHAKTHTGEKPFSCSLCKKSFARSGTLHRHIRTHTNNKPFGCS